In the genome of Segnochrobactrum spirostomi, the window AGCGTGCGCCACGTGTCGGGCTCGAAGCGCCCGTTGCGGAAGATGTCGGCCATCAGATCGCCCTGTCCTTGTTCCGGCCGGCGGCTCAGATGCCGCTACCGTCCGCCTCGCGGCCGACGAGGCCGAGATGAATGCCGCATTCCGTCTTCGCGCCGCCGCGCCAGCGTCCGGCGCGCTCGTCCTCGCCGTCGGCGACCTTGTCCGTGCACGGCATGCAGCCGATCGAGCGGAAGCCCTGCTCGACCAGCGGATGGGTCGGCAGGTCGTGGAGCGCCGCGTAGCCGTCGATGTCCGCGCGCGACCAGCGCGCGATCGGGTTGACCTTGACCCGGAACCCGTCCGCCTCGAAGGCCGGCAGCGCGGCGCGCGTCGCCGCCTGAAAGCGCTTGCGGCCCGAAATCCAGCCGTCGAAGCCGGCGAGCGCGCGGGCGAGCGGCTCGACCTTGCGGATGCGGCAGCACAGATCCGGCTGCGAGAACCACAAGGTGCCGTTCGGATCGATCTCCGCGAGCCGCGCCGGATCGGGGGCGATCGAGCGGACGTCGGTGAGGCCGAG includes:
- a CDS encoding phosphoadenylyl-sulfate reductase, producing MARVEPIIPAVAGPSPAALLAEDLEAAHGSGTAIEILEAALGSVLAGRIALVSSFGADSAVLLHLAATVDRDLPVIFLETGKHFPETLRYRDRLIERLGLTDVRSIAPDPARLAEIDPNGTLWFSQPDLCCRIRKVEPLARALAGFDGWISGRKRFQAATRAALPAFEADGFRVKVNPIARWSRADIDGYAALHDLPTHPLVEQGFRSIGCMPCTDKVADGEDERAGRWRGGAKTECGIHLGLVGREADGSGI